In Parasphingorhabdus halotolerans, a single window of DNA contains:
- a CDS encoding DUF885 domain-containing protein has translation MKIGNLMLAVSLAALTVTGCKKVGDTPDAAASMEIDESGAWGEFLSTFLDGYFPVNPTFAVYQGKHEFDGQLPDWSAKGIQKAISVRKQAIADAKTIDAADLSDVEKFERDYLVSVMEGELFWIETADWPHKNPAYYSGALDPNVYIARPYADAETRMKAFIKYANNIPAAAAQIKANLKLPLPETYLKYGQAAFGGFADYFTGDAKAAFAEVKDVTLQEEFDVAAAAAAAAMKDLSGHIGSVPTTRDGYALGADKFAAMVSKTEGVNITLDELEAIGRVDLKRNQEALAEACSKFAPGASIVDCFAKMAANKPENGPVQEARDQLPPLKAFLIEKDLVSIPGTEEAQVEESPPYNRQNSAYIDIPGPYETGLPSVYYISPPDPSWDDATRAAYIPGKMDLLGTTIHEVWPGHFLNFLHANRAKSIFGKLFVGYAFAEGWAHYTEEMMVDAGLHDGDPETKIGQLSNALLRNCRYLSAIGLHAKGMTVQQSLDMFQNECYQDKGNATQQAARGTYDPAYLNYTMGKLMIRKLREDWTGGDRKKWKAFHDEFLSYGGPPIPMVRAAMMKEAEAKAVF, from the coding sequence ATGAAAATAGGCAACTTGATGCTGGCCGTATCGCTGGCGGCATTGACCGTGACCGGCTGCAAGAAGGTCGGCGATACGCCAGATGCAGCCGCGTCGATGGAAATTGACGAGAGCGGTGCGTGGGGCGAATTTCTGTCGACGTTTCTCGATGGTTATTTTCCGGTCAATCCCACTTTTGCGGTCTATCAGGGCAAGCATGAATTTGACGGGCAATTGCCTGACTGGAGCGCGAAGGGCATCCAGAAAGCGATCAGTGTTCGCAAACAGGCGATTGCTGATGCCAAAACCATTGATGCCGCAGACCTGAGCGATGTGGAAAAGTTCGAGCGTGACTATCTGGTCAGCGTCATGGAAGGCGAGCTTTTCTGGATTGAAACAGCAGATTGGCCGCACAAGAACCCGGCCTATTATTCCGGTGCGCTTGATCCCAATGTCTATATCGCCCGGCCTTATGCCGATGCCGAAACGCGGATGAAGGCGTTTATCAAATATGCGAATAATATTCCCGCCGCAGCGGCGCAGATCAAGGCCAATCTAAAGCTGCCACTGCCGGAAACTTACCTGAAATACGGGCAGGCCGCTTTCGGAGGCTTTGCGGATTATTTTACCGGCGATGCGAAGGCCGCCTTTGCCGAAGTGAAGGACGTAACGCTGCAAGAGGAATTTGATGTGGCGGCTGCGGCAGCAGCAGCGGCGATGAAAGATCTTTCCGGGCATATTGGTTCTGTTCCGACAACCAGAGACGGCTATGCGCTCGGTGCTGATAAATTTGCCGCAATGGTGAGCAAGACTGAAGGTGTTAATATTACGCTCGACGAATTAGAGGCGATTGGCCGCGTGGATTTGAAACGCAATCAGGAGGCGCTGGCCGAAGCTTGTAGCAAATTTGCGCCCGGTGCCAGCATTGTGGATTGCTTTGCCAAAATGGCGGCGAACAAACCCGAAAACGGTCCGGTGCAGGAAGCGCGCGATCAATTGCCGCCGCTGAAGGCCTTTCTGATCGAAAAGGATCTGGTTTCGATCCCCGGCACCGAAGAGGCGCAGGTCGAGGAATCGCCTCCCTATAACCGCCAGAACAGTGCCTATATTGATATTCCCGGACCATATGAAACGGGTTTGCCGAGCGTCTATTATATCTCGCCGCCGGACCCGAGTTGGGATGATGCAACTCGCGCAGCCTATATTCCGGGCAAGATGGATTTGCTGGGCACGACGATCCATGAAGTCTGGCCGGGGCATTTCCTGAATTTTCTCCACGCCAATCGCGCCAAATCCATCTTCGGCAAGCTGTTCGTCGGCTATGCCTTTGCGGAAGGCTGGGCGCATTATACCGAGGAAATGATGGTCGATGCGGGCCTGCATGATGGCGACCCCGAAACCAAAATCGGGCAGCTTTCCAATGCGTTGTTGCGCAATTGCCGTTATCTCTCCGCCATCGGTCTGCATGCGAAGGGCATGACCGTTCAGCAGAGCCTCGATATGTTCCAGAACGAATGTTATCAGGACAAGGGCAATGCGACCCAGCAAGCAGCACGCGGAACCTATGATCCGGCCTATCTGAACTACACGATGGGCAAGCTGATGATCCGCAAATTGCGCGAGGACTGGACCGGTGGTGACCGCAAAAAATGGAAGGCGTTTCACGACGAGTTTCTGAGCTACGGTGGTCCGCCAATCCCGATGGTCCGCGCGGCAATGATGAAGGAAGCGGAAGCGAAGGCGGTTTTCTAG
- a CDS encoding DUF4345 domain-containing protein, giving the protein MATTLKILIAIFGITCMIIALVHIAIGPSAIPGSVPVNATMDSEDRFYATLFLGFGAALLWCSQNLRARGGVFQALLLVFFLGGVARCVSAMQVGLPNEFFQLMWALELILPPLFWLWWRKYYRDPAIG; this is encoded by the coding sequence ATGGCTACGACGCTGAAAATCCTCATCGCGATATTCGGGATCACCTGCATGATCATTGCGCTGGTCCATATTGCCATCGGACCCTCTGCCATCCCCGGCTCTGTGCCAGTGAACGCCACGATGGATAGCGAAGACCGCTTTTATGCGACGCTATTCCTCGGTTTTGGCGCGGCGCTTCTGTGGTGTAGCCAGAATTTGCGGGCACGCGGTGGCGTTTTTCAAGCGCTCTTGCTCGTCTTCTTCCTAGGCGGCGTGGCGCGTTGTGTGTCGGCGATGCAGGTTGGACTGCCGAACGAATTTTTCCAGCTTATGTGGGCGCTGGAACTGATCTTGCCGCCGCTATTCTGGCTTTGGTGGCGTAAATACTATCGCGATCCTGCCATTGGCTGA
- a CDS encoding globin — protein MADRALMEDSLAAVADSGAELRHGLFERFFAAYPDRRKTFLNVEAASIRMTDETLEMMLGLAGQEQWVWPLVTELVFTHRSYGRLPMEEYDAFIDLSIDELARHAADHWNSGIDAAWRRQAARLKTMIVQARAEWEALMPPGYVEEMS, from the coding sequence TTGGCTGACCGTGCTCTTATGGAAGACAGCCTTGCAGCTGTAGCGGATTCCGGCGCGGAGTTGCGGCACGGCCTGTTCGAGCGCTTTTTCGCAGCCTATCCGGACCGGCGAAAAACTTTTCTCAATGTTGAGGCAGCGTCGATCCGGATGACTGACGAGACGTTGGAAATGATGCTCGGCCTCGCTGGCCAAGAACAATGGGTCTGGCCGCTGGTGACAGAGCTTGTCTTTACGCATCGCAGCTACGGGCGGTTGCCGATGGAGGAATATGACGCCTTCATCGACCTCTCGATCGACGAACTGGCGCGCCATGCGGCGGACCACTGGAATTCCGGAATCGACGCAGCGTGGCGGCGGCAGGCGGCGCGATTAAAGACAATGATCGTGCAGGCGCGCGCAGAATGGGAAGCGCTGATGCCGCCCGGCTATGTGGAGGAAATGAGCTAG
- a CDS encoding LPXTG cell wall anchor domain-containing protein, with amino-acid sequence MIAYSLIALIIIALGTTIYVVRKKRKDRGW; translated from the coding sequence ATGATCGCTTATAGTCTGATCGCTCTGATAATTATCGCGCTGGGCACCACAATCTATGTGGTTCGCAAGAAACGGAAAGACCGGGGCTGGTGA
- a CDS encoding ATP-dependent helicase has translation MSETVKIPAENDPPYVRGLNVPQREAVLTSEGPVLVLAGAGTGKTAALTRRLAHIVYSQKAWPSEILAVTFTNKAAREMKERIASIVGEAFEGMPWLGTFHSIGAKMLRRHAELVGLQSNFTILDTDDQLRLLKQLVQAAELDEKRWPPRMLAGLIDQWKNRGLNPADLDTNENERYANGRGQEFYAAYQARLKALNACDFGDLLLHILNLLKTNREILKLYQERFKYILVDEYQDTNSSQYLWLRLLAQERKNICCVGDDDQSIYSWRGAEVANILRFEKDFPDAKVIKLEQNYRSTPHILAAASGLINHNSGRLGKTLWTAEVDGEKVQVIGVWDGPEEARRTGDEIEALQQIKQVSLNNIAILVRAQFQTREFEDRFISIGMPYKIIGGFRFYERAEIRDALAYLRVIAQPADDLAFERIVNVPKRGLGDKTVEKIHRLARAQGTPLAAAALSICDTDELAARARSTLTELTRSFGRWREMAAETPHAELARIVLDECGYTGSLQADRSTEAAGRLENLTELTRAMEEYETLGEFLEHVSLVMDNDAASDEAKITIMTMHGAKGLEFDHIFCAGWEEGVFPSQRSLDEGGLASLEEERRLAYVAITRAKQKCTIFHAANRRIYGQWTSSIPSRFIGELPEDHIETESSMSGGESLWRANWSERSDPFAHLAAANATRAGQRGPGWQRAAVSSSGGGFDTNPRTIKEARSSAVSLGNKGREDVSIGMRVFHTKFGYGEVMEKEGNKLEIAFEKSGSKRVLDSFVEVA, from the coding sequence ATGTCTGAAACTGTCAAGATTCCTGCTGAAAACGATCCGCCTTATGTTCGCGGATTAAATGTGCCGCAGCGCGAGGCAGTGCTGACATCGGAAGGGCCAGTGCTGGTTCTGGCGGGCGCGGGAACGGGCAAGACCGCTGCGCTCACGCGTCGACTGGCGCATATTGTCTATTCGCAAAAGGCCTGGCCATCAGAAATACTGGCAGTGACCTTCACCAACAAGGCCGCGCGCGAAATGAAGGAGCGGATCGCATCGATCGTCGGCGAGGCATTTGAAGGCATGCCATGGCTCGGAACCTTTCATAGTATCGGCGCGAAAATGCTGCGCCGCCACGCCGAGCTGGTCGGGTTGCAAAGCAACTTCACCATTCTCGATACCGACGATCAGCTGCGCTTGCTCAAGCAGCTCGTGCAGGCAGCGGAACTGGACGAAAAGCGCTGGCCGCCGCGGATGCTCGCCGGGCTGATCGACCAATGGAAAAACCGAGGGCTCAACCCCGCTGATTTGGATACCAACGAGAATGAGCGCTATGCCAATGGTCGCGGACAGGAATTTTATGCCGCCTATCAGGCGCGGCTCAAGGCACTGAACGCCTGCGATTTTGGTGATTTATTGCTGCATATTCTCAACCTGCTCAAAACCAACCGCGAGATATTGAAGCTCTATCAGGAGCGCTTCAAATATATTCTCGTCGACGAATATCAGGACACCAATAGCTCGCAATATCTCTGGCTGCGGCTGCTCGCGCAGGAGCGCAAGAATATCTGCTGCGTCGGCGATGATGACCAGAGTATCTACTCTTGGCGCGGCGCGGAAGTCGCGAATATTTTGCGTTTCGAGAAGGACTTTCCCGACGCGAAAGTAATCAAGCTGGAGCAGAATTATCGTTCCACGCCGCATATTCTTGCCGCTGCTTCGGGGCTGATCAACCACAACTCGGGTCGCCTTGGCAAGACGTTGTGGACAGCTGAGGTAGACGGCGAGAAGGTGCAGGTTATCGGGGTCTGGGATGGTCCCGAGGAAGCACGCCGCACGGGTGATGAGATTGAGGCGCTACAGCAGATCAAGCAAGTTTCACTTAACAACATCGCCATTCTCGTCCGCGCGCAATTTCAAACCCGCGAGTTTGAGGATCGCTTTATCAGCATCGGCATGCCCTATAAAATTATCGGCGGTTTCCGATTCTATGAGCGCGCAGAAATTCGCGATGCCCTCGCCTATCTCCGGGTGATCGCCCAGCCTGCCGATGATCTCGCCTTTGAGCGCATCGTCAATGTGCCCAAGCGTGGTCTTGGGGATAAAACTGTGGAGAAAATTCACCGGCTGGCGCGCGCGCAAGGAACGCCTTTAGCCGCCGCCGCGCTTTCCATTTGCGATACCGACGAACTCGCTGCCCGCGCCCGCAGTACGCTTACCGAGCTGACGCGCAGCTTTGGCCGCTGGCGGGAAATGGCCGCAGAAACACCCCATGCCGAACTGGCACGGATTGTTTTGGATGAATGCGGCTATACCGGATCACTGCAAGCGGATCGCTCGACAGAGGCTGCGGGGCGGCTGGAGAATCTGACCGAGCTCACCCGCGCAATGGAAGAATATGAAACGCTCGGCGAGTTTCTCGAGCATGTCTCGCTGGTCATGGACAATGATGCGGCAAGCGATGAGGCCAAAATCACGATCATGACCATGCACGGCGCAAAAGGGCTGGAGTTTGACCATATATTTTGCGCCGGATGGGAAGAAGGCGTGTTTCCCTCGCAGCGCAGTCTGGATGAAGGCGGGCTTGCTTCGCTCGAGGAAGAACGCCGCCTTGCTTATGTCGCGATCACGCGCGCCAAACAGAAATGCACGATTTTCCACGCGGCCAACCGGCGTATTTACGGTCAATGGACCAGCTCTATTCCTTCGCGCTTCATCGGCGAGTTGCCGGAAGATCATATCGAAACGGAATCCAGCATGTCCGGCGGCGAAAGCCTGTGGCGCGCCAACTGGAGCGAACGCAGCGATCCTTTCGCCCATCTCGCCGCCGCAAATGCCACGCGCGCAGGCCAGCGCGGGCCCGGCTGGCAGCGCGCTGCAGTTTCATCTTCTGGCGGCGGCTTCGACACCAATCCGCGCACGATAAAAGAGGCCCGCAGCAGCGCGGTCTCGCTGGGCAATAAAGGCCGCGAGGATGTCAGCATCGGCATGCGCGTCTTCCACACCAAATTCGGCTATGGCGAAGTGATGGAGAAAGAAGGCAATAAGCTGGAGATCGCGTTTGAAAAGAGCGGAAGCAAGCGGGTGCTGGATAGTTTTGTGGAGGTAGCTTGA
- the rsmD gene encoding 16S rRNA (guanine(966)-N(2))-methyltransferase RsmD has product MRIIAGQWRGRKIVAPKGDTTRPTADRTRERLFSMLISRLGDFVDLQVLDLFSGSGALGLEALSRGAAHCTFVEQDQQAVKALEKNIETLGASADIRIGSALHLGPARNAHDLILMDPPYDSGAGAVALDKLGRLGWFARSAWIAIETSRHEKIEVDGFDLDCTRDSGKARLHILRPAAEISN; this is encoded by the coding sequence ATGCGGATAATCGCTGGCCAGTGGCGCGGGCGAAAAATAGTCGCTCCAAAGGGGGATACGACCCGTCCGACCGCAGATCGCACTCGGGAACGGCTTTTTTCCATGCTGATCAGCCGCTTGGGCGATTTTGTGGATTTGCAGGTACTGGACCTGTTTTCCGGTTCGGGCGCTTTGGGGCTGGAAGCATTGTCGCGTGGTGCAGCGCATTGCACCTTTGTCGAGCAAGATCAGCAGGCGGTAAAAGCACTGGAGAAAAATATCGAAACACTGGGTGCATCTGCCGATATCCGGATTGGATCGGCATTGCACCTTGGCCCCGCCCGAAACGCCCATGATCTCATTTTAATGGATCCACCCTATGATAGCGGCGCAGGAGCCGTGGCTTTAGATAAGCTCGGTCGTCTTGGCTGGTTCGCGCGGTCAGCCTGGATCGCTATTGAAACATCCAGACATGAAAAAATCGAGGTCGATGGTTTCGACCTCGATTGCACGAGAGACAGCGGCAAGGCGCGCCTGCATATTCTGCGGCCCGCTGCTGAAATTTCAAATTAA
- a CDS encoding pseudouridine synthase — protein sequence MTNEEKPKIYKARPVRGGKAPAQPKAAPSGEKREGQRIAKLLARAGVASRREIERMIDDGRIALNGDLVEHPSLLLKNLTGITVDGKPVAEPAPAKLYRFHKPNGYLTAERDFTGKKTIYDVLPEMERVMPIGRLDMNTEGLLLMTTDGEFKREMELPKNGIERTYRARTFGEISQNQLEELYRGITVEGMHYGPITANLERRTGRNQWIEMTLTEGKNREVRRVLEHFGLEVSRLIRTRYGPFVLGDLQKGEIEVVRQHDLVKFRKSLK from the coding sequence ATGACCAATGAGGAAAAACCGAAAATCTACAAAGCTAGGCCAGTGCGCGGCGGCAAAGCCCCTGCCCAGCCAAAAGCTGCTCCTTCGGGAGAGAAACGCGAGGGCCAGCGCATCGCCAAATTGCTGGCCCGTGCCGGTGTTGCATCTCGCCGCGAGATAGAGCGGATGATTGATGATGGGCGGATTGCGCTCAATGGTGATCTGGTGGAGCATCCTTCGCTGCTGCTCAAGAATCTAACCGGCATAACCGTCGATGGCAAACCGGTAGCCGAACCTGCGCCCGCAAAGCTGTATCGGTTTCACAAGCCCAATGGCTATCTCACCGCCGAACGCGACTTTACCGGCAAGAAGACCATCTATGATGTGCTACCGGAAATGGAGCGTGTCATGCCAATTGGCCGGCTGGATATGAACACCGAAGGCCTGCTGCTGATGACCACCGATGGTGAGTTCAAGCGCGAAATGGAATTACCCAAAAATGGCATCGAACGCACTTATCGCGCCCGGACCTTTGGCGAAATCTCCCAAAATCAACTGGAAGAGCTGTATCGCGGGATCACCGTTGAGGGCATGCATTATGGTCCGATCACCGCCAATCTGGAGCGGCGTACAGGCCGCAACCAGTGGATCGAGATGACACTGACGGAAGGCAAAAACCGTGAAGTCCGGCGGGTGCTGGAGCATTTTGGTCTGGAAGTATCTCGCCTTATCCGCACCCGCTATGGCCCGTTTGTACTGGGCGATCTGCAGAAGGGCGAGATTGAAGTTGTGCGCCAGCATGATCTGGTAAAATTCAGAAAGAGTTTGAAATAA
- a CDS encoding DUF1223 domain-containing protein — protein MNKLILSALVAGAAFAGFMSAQIAQSAEAGSTSITTPAQISFLVTLAGSQNDDNIQSRNPVVVELFTSQGCSSCPPADMLASRLAKDSSLLVITRPVTYWDRLGWKDTLAKEDNTRLQRAYAEKGLQGSGVYTPQMVVNGGGGAVGSRENDVRSLVRLAQKASAPTIETSRDDSGQMIVTISGKTRHMAGVSLIAMSSSEKVNVGRGENGGRILHYTNVVKAERNLGSWTGEPVSFVLNNQDINVYGADKYAIVVQQPGAGAIIGAKLLEI, from the coding sequence ATGAACAAGTTAATCCTATCAGCATTGGTTGCAGGCGCAGCTTTTGCAGGATTCATGAGTGCCCAAATCGCCCAGTCAGCTGAAGCTGGTTCCACATCCATAACAACACCCGCACAAATCTCTTTCCTCGTGACACTAGCCGGGTCGCAAAATGACGACAACATCCAATCCCGCAATCCTGTTGTCGTTGAGTTATTCACCAGTCAGGGATGTTCGTCCTGTCCCCCTGCAGATATGCTGGCCTCCCGGCTGGCGAAAGACAGCTCCCTGCTGGTGATAACGCGCCCCGTCACATATTGGGACCGGCTGGGGTGGAAGGATACGTTGGCCAAAGAAGACAACACGCGTCTCCAACGCGCTTATGCCGAAAAGGGTCTTCAAGGCTCCGGCGTTTATACCCCGCAAATGGTTGTCAATGGCGGCGGCGGTGCGGTTGGCAGCCGTGAAAATGATGTGCGTTCGCTGGTTCGCCTGGCCCAGAAAGCATCGGCGCCTACAATTGAAACGTCACGCGATGACAGCGGCCAGATGATCGTGACGATTTCCGGAAAGACCCGTCATATGGCGGGAGTTTCCTTGATTGCAATGAGTTCATCGGAAAAGGTCAATGTGGGGCGGGGTGAGAACGGCGGGCGAATTTTGCACTATACTAACGTCGTGAAAGCAGAGCGCAATCTGGGTAGCTGGACAGGCGAACCGGTCAGCTTTGTTCTGAATAATCAGGATATCAACGTCTACGGCGCCGATAAATACGCGATTGTCGTGCAACAACCCGGCGCAGGGGCGATTATTGGCGCAAAGCTGCTTGAAATATAG
- a CDS encoding AmpG family muropeptide MFS transporter — protein sequence MLPAGVRPYSEAAPLAALFLGISSALPLTMIAATLTTRLAQAGIEKSTVTAFALTFLAYNFKWLWAPIIDVVKLPIIGRVGQRLSWLIVTAALAMVAIIYLGSLDPAKGIGAVAVAAIMVGVAGATFDVVIDAYRIELLEPEQLGVGSGMSQYGWRIGAATAGAVALVVAARTNWSIAYYVCSLFALFAVIVGLIMREPSRRQEPMALKGPIEAAIAYVSPLMEFFKRSGAWIVLLFVLVHKIGDTLANLTFRLLFEDLGFTNDEIAFYDVSLGFFAFLIGIFIGGIVYSRLGMKKAVMLSLVLMAISNLSFAGLAAAGHSNWGMAAAIGFENFASGVGGVAVVAYLSALCNLQFTGTQFALLSAAASILGRFLTGTTAGSLIEGMGYVNFYLLTTVAALPGVVMFWLMIRSGLVDKSLGTAGSVHSDEKADEAGAPS from the coding sequence ATGCTTCCGGCGGGTGTCCGGCCCTATAGTGAAGCTGCGCCGCTAGCCGCCCTGTTTCTAGGGATTTCCTCTGCATTGCCGCTGACCATGATTGCCGCGACTTTGACCACCAGACTAGCCCAGGCGGGCATCGAGAAGTCGACCGTTACCGCCTTTGCTCTGACATTTCTTGCGTATAATTTTAAATGGCTCTGGGCTCCGATTATTGATGTGGTGAAACTGCCTATTATCGGACGTGTTGGTCAACGCCTTTCCTGGTTGATCGTGACCGCAGCATTGGCGATGGTGGCGATCATCTACTTGGGCTCGCTTGACCCCGCCAAAGGCATTGGTGCTGTCGCAGTTGCGGCAATCATGGTCGGTGTCGCAGGGGCGACGTTTGATGTCGTGATCGACGCTTACCGCATTGAACTGCTGGAGCCGGAACAACTGGGTGTCGGTTCTGGCATGTCGCAATATGGCTGGCGCATTGGTGCTGCCACCGCTGGTGCTGTCGCTTTGGTCGTCGCGGCGCGGACCAACTGGTCGATTGCTTATTATGTTTGCTCGTTATTCGCGCTGTTTGCCGTAATCGTCGGTCTGATCATGCGCGAGCCCAGCCGTCGTCAGGAACCGATGGCGCTTAAAGGCCCGATCGAGGCGGCCATTGCCTATGTCAGCCCACTGATGGAATTTTTCAAACGGTCAGGCGCATGGATCGTATTGCTCTTTGTACTGGTACATAAAATTGGCGACACGCTGGCGAACCTGACCTTCCGGCTGCTTTTCGAAGACCTTGGATTTACGAATGACGAGATTGCATTTTACGATGTCAGTCTCGGGTTCTTCGCATTCCTTATCGGTATTTTTATTGGCGGTATCGTCTATTCAAGGCTTGGGATGAAAAAGGCGGTGATGCTGAGCCTTGTGCTTATGGCCATAAGTAATTTGTCATTTGCCGGACTTGCAGCGGCTGGTCACAGCAACTGGGGTATGGCAGCGGCAATCGGCTTTGAAAATTTTGCCAGCGGCGTTGGCGGAGTAGCGGTGGTGGCCTATCTATCTGCGTTGTGTAACCTGCAATTTACCGGAACGCAGTTTGCGCTCCTATCGGCGGCGGCAAGCATATTGGGGCGTTTCTTGACGGGCACGACGGCGGGCTCGCTGATCGAGGGTATGGGCTATGTGAATTTCTATCTGCTTACGACCGTTGCGGCGCTCCCTGGTGTCGTCATGTTCTGGTTGATGATCCGGTCCGGACTGGTTGATAAATCATTGGGCACGGCAGGCAGTGTCCATTCTGACGAGAAGGCAGACGAAGCGGGAGCGCCCTCCTAA
- a CDS encoding bifunctional folylpolyglutamate synthase/dihydrofolate synthase, translating to MADGAKSDHPAVQKQLDRLTMLSPGRDVLGLERISEVLGRLDNPHEKLPPVFHVAGTNGKGSTCAFLRAAIEAEGLKCHVYTSPHLVRFNERIRIAGKLIEDEYLVELLARVLDISEDINPSFFEATTAAAMLAFAETPADACVLEVGLGGRLDATNVVSNPVATGIAALGIDHEGFLLSPEEGTPANPDVRIAWEKAGIAKRGVPLLTQKYREDMARVIADHCAKVGAQFHSRGDDWDAAIYEGQLHYKDRDGKLNVPLPALVGAHQADNAALAVAMLRHQDKVQISTGALKAAMGWAQWPGRMHLLIAGPLTHLLPGDAEVWVDGGHNVSAGLALAKHFADYEAGSIDLIIGMLANKDPSAIVEPLKEKLSSVTVVPVANHESHDAGAFANHGENLSEQPEVASALKALKISKNATVLIAGSLYLAGEVLRANEQVPD from the coding sequence ATGGCAGACGGGGCTAAATCCGATCATCCGGCGGTACAAAAGCAGCTAGACCGGCTCACCATGCTCTCGCCCGGCCGCGATGTGCTGGGGCTGGAGCGGATCAGCGAAGTGCTAGGCCGTCTCGACAATCCCCACGAAAAACTGCCGCCGGTTTTTCACGTCGCCGGGACCAATGGCAAAGGCTCCACCTGCGCTTTTCTGCGCGCTGCGATCGAGGCGGAAGGCTTGAAATGCCATGTCTACACCAGTCCGCATCTGGTTCGGTTTAACGAGCGCATAAGGATCGCAGGCAAGCTGATTGAGGATGAATATCTTGTCGAACTGCTCGCCCGCGTTCTCGATATCAGCGAAGATATCAACCCCAGCTTCTTTGAAGCCACAACAGCTGCGGCGATGCTGGCCTTTGCTGAAACGCCCGCCGATGCCTGCGTGCTGGAAGTCGGCCTTGGCGGGCGGCTAGATGCAACCAATGTTGTATCTAATCCTGTCGCCACCGGCATCGCGGCGCTGGGTATCGACCATGAAGGCTTTCTGCTGTCGCCGGAAGAAGGCACGCCAGCCAATCCGGATGTGCGCATTGCTTGGGAAAAGGCGGGCATTGCAAAGCGCGGCGTTCCTTTACTCACCCAGAAATATCGTGAAGATATGGCCCGAGTGATTGCAGATCATTGCGCGAAGGTCGGTGCCCAATTTCACTCGCGCGGTGACGATTGGGATGCTGCCATTTATGAAGGCCAGCTGCATTACAAAGATCGGGATGGCAAACTCAACGTTCCCCTGCCCGCGCTGGTCGGCGCACATCAGGCGGATAATGCGGCTCTCGCTGTTGCGATGCTCCGCCATCAGGATAAGGTTCAAATATCTACCGGCGCGTTGAAGGCAGCCATGGGCTGGGCACAATGGCCGGGCCGGATGCATTTGCTGATCGCCGGACCGCTGACCCATTTACTCCCGGGTGATGCGGAAGTTTGGGTCGATGGGGGCCATAATGTCAGCGCCGGACTGGCCTTGGCCAAGCATTTCGCAGATTATGAAGCGGGGTCGATTGATTTAATTATCGGTATGCTGGCAAATAAGGACCCCTCTGCCATTGTCGAGCCTCTCAAGGAAAAATTGTCCAGTGTTACAGTCGTACCTGTAGCCAATCATGAATCCCATGATGCCGGGGCTTTCGCTAATCATGGCGAAAATCTATCTGAACAACCCGAAGTCGCGTCTGCACTCAAGGCATTGAAGATTAGCAAAAATGCGACAGTTTTAATTGCAGGATCGCTTTATCTCGCAGGCGAAGTATTACGCGCCAATGAGCAGGTGCCGGATTAG
- the accD gene encoding acetyl-CoA carboxylase, carboxyltransferase subunit beta, protein MSWLSNVRNKIASITKKETADNLWHKCKKCEAMVFLKEFEDNMHICPKCEHHGRIGPMLRFKQIMDENSWKLIPWAKVQEDPLKFKDQKKYADRLKAARTQTGEQDAFINVKGTIENIPCVVGVQDFAFMGGSMGLAVGEAFVAGAKRAIADQCPFICFTASGGARMQEGTLSLMQMPKTTVAISMMREAGIPYIVVLTDPTSGGVMAAYAMLGDIQIAEPDATLAFTGRRVIENTIREKLPDDFQTSEYYRDHGMLDMIVHRKELRAELARTMGYLMAWKDAA, encoded by the coding sequence ATGTCCTGGCTAAGCAATGTTCGCAACAAAATCGCATCCATCACCAAGAAGGAAACGGCTGATAATCTCTGGCACAAGTGCAAAAAATGCGAAGCGATGGTGTTTCTCAAGGAATTTGAGGATAATATGCATATCTGTCCGAAATGCGAGCATCACGGGCGGATTGGGCCAATGCTGCGTTTCAAACAGATCATGGACGAGAATAGCTGGAAGCTCATTCCCTGGGCCAAGGTGCAGGAAGACCCGCTCAAGTTTAAAGACCAGAAGAAATATGCTGACCGGCTGAAAGCGGCCAGAACCCAGACTGGCGAGCAGGATGCGTTTATCAACGTCAAAGGCACGATTGAGAACATCCCATGTGTGGTCGGGGTTCAGGATTTTGCCTTCATGGGCGGCTCTATGGGGCTGGCGGTTGGCGAAGCCTTTGTCGCTGGCGCCAAGCGCGCAATCGCCGATCAATGCCCGTTCATCTGCTTTACCGCTTCGGGCGGCGCGCGGATGCAGGAGGGCACTTTGTCGCTCATGCAGATGCCGAAGACAACCGTCGCCATCTCGATGATGCGCGAAGCTGGTATTCCCTATATCGTTGTATTGACCGACCCGACGTCCGGTGGCGTTATGGCCGCCTATGCCATGCTCGGCGATATCCAGATTGCCGAACCGGATGCGACACTGGCATTCACTGGCCGGCGGGTGATCGAAAATACGATCCGCGAAAAACTCCCCGATGATTTCCAGACATCGGAATATTATCGGGACCACGGCATGCTCGACATGATCGTCCACCGCAAAGAACTGCGCGCGGAACTGGCGCGGACGATGGGCTATCTCATGGCCTGGAAAGACGCGGCCTAA